CAGCGCATCGTCCGCAAAGGCGAGCTGCGGGTGAACGGCAAGCGCGCCGATTCCAAGGACCGGCTGGAGGAGGGCCAGAGCGTGCGGATTCCGCCGCTCAAGCTCGACACGCCGAAGGCGCCCGGGCATCTGTCGGAGGCCGAGCAGAAGACGCTGGCGGCGCTGAAGGCGATGACGCTGTACGAGGACGCCGACGTGCTGGTGCTGAACAAGCCCGCGGGCCTGGCGGTGCAGGGCGGCAGCGGCACCACCAAGCACATCGACCTGATGCTCGAGGTGATGCGCGACAGCAAGGGCCAGAAGCCGCGGCTGGTGCACCGCATCGACAAGGAGACCGCGGGCTGCCTGCTGGTGGCGAAGACGCGCTTCGCCGCCACCGCGCTGACCGGCTCGTTCCGCCACCGCTCGGCGCGGAAGATCTACTGGGCGCTGGTCGCCGGCGTGCCGAAGCCGAAGCAGGGCCGGATCTCGACCTATCTGGCCAAGGAGGAGAGCGAGGACGACAGCATCATGCGGATCGCCGAGCACGGCGACGAGGGCGCCAGCCACGCGGTGACCTACTACGCGGTGGTCGAGACCTCGGCACAGAAGCTCGCCTGGGTGTCGCTGAAGCCGGTGACCGGGCGCACCCATCAGCTCCGCGCCCATATGGCGCATATCGGCCACGCCATCGTCGGCGATCCGAAATACTTCAACATCGAGAACTGGCAATTGCCGGGCGGCCTGCAGAAGCGGCTGCATCTGTTGGCGCGACGCATCGTGATTCCGCATCCGCGCGGCGGCACCATCGACGTCTCGGCGCCGCTGCCGCCGCACATGCTGCAGAGCTGGAACCTGCTCGGGCTGGAGCACGACCGGTTCGATCCGATCGAGCATGCGCCGGAAGAATGAGCGCGCAACGCGCCGGCCCGGCTTGCGGATTTGCGGCGCGATGCCGACATGTTGCCGATGAAACGGATCGTGCCTTGGCTGCTCGCCGCAGCGCTTCTTGTTCCGCCCGGCGCCGCGTCGGCGCAGATCATTCTGGGGACGCAGCCCTCGCTGCTGCCGCCGCCCCCGGCGCCTCCGCCGCCGCCGCCGGTCTACGTGCCGCCGGTGCCGCAGCTCGGCGACCCGCCGCCCACCCCCCGGGCGCAGCTGCCGAACCAGCGCCGCTCGTTCGGCGACCGCATCACCGATTGCCTCACCGACGGCAATGCGGCGCGGTTGTCGCCGAACGACCGCGCGGCGTATTCGCGCGGCTGCGCCAATCAATGACCAACGGACCGATCGATGCGTGAATTGTTCGACGACGTCGCAGGCCAATCGATGCTCGACCCTGAAGAAGCGGTGCGGCGCACGACGCGTACGTCGCTGCCGAAGCGGTTCTACACCACGGCCGCGATCAGCGAAACGCCGGACGGCTTTGCGATCACGCTCGACGGAAGGCCGATCAAGACGCCGACGCGCAACGCGCTCGCGGCGCCGAGCCGCGATCTCGCCGAAGCGATCGCCGCCGAATGGCAGGCGCAGCAGGAGCTGATCGATCCGATCACGATGCCGCTGACGCGGCTCGCCAACAGCGTGATCGACGGCGTCGCCGGCCGGATCGACGAAGTCACCGACGACATCGCCAAGTACTTCGGCTCCGATCTCTTGTTCTATCGCGCCGGCCATCCGGAGGAACTGATCGCGCGCGAGGCGCAGCATTGGGACCCGGTGCTGTTCTGGGCCGCGGAGGAATTCGGCGCGCATTTCATCCTCGCCGAGGGCATCATCCATGTCGACCAGCCGGAAACCGCGATCGCCGCCGCGCGCGCGGCGCTGCCGCGGCATCCGTGGTCGGTCGGTGCGCTGCATGTGGTGACCACGATCACCGGCTCGGCGCTGCTGGCGCTGGCGCTGGCGCACGGCCGGCTCGATCCGGAGCAGGTCTGGGCC
The DNA window shown above is from Rhodopseudomonas palustris HaA2 and carries:
- a CDS encoding RluA family pseudouridine synthase; its protein translation is MSRRTKKPLAKRGPGGDRPKAGRPAAKRGPAASGPVRGNRGEDGRPISARPQREPRGERAERPATKRPAAERPERPASDRPQSARPGRPPARFGASSATRPPRAQRPEAAIEPEKAAKPDAPLPTKVETVVVTADENGMRVDRFLEGRFPGLSFSHIQRIVRKGELRVNGKRADSKDRLEEGQSVRIPPLKLDTPKAPGHLSEAEQKTLAALKAMTLYEDADVLVLNKPAGLAVQGGSGTTKHIDLMLEVMRDSKGQKPRLVHRIDKETAGCLLVAKTRFAATALTGSFRHRSARKIYWALVAGVPKPKQGRISTYLAKEESEDDSIMRIAEHGDEGASHAVTYYAVVETSAQKLAWVSLKPVTGRTHQLRAHMAHIGHAIVGDPKYFNIENWQLPGGLQKRLHLLARRIVIPHPRGGTIDVSAPLPPHMLQSWNLLGLEHDRFDPIEHAPEE
- a CDS encoding ATP12 family chaperone protein, whose amino-acid sequence is MRELFDDVAGQSMLDPEEAVRRTTRTSLPKRFYTTAAISETPDGFAITLDGRPIKTPTRNALAAPSRDLAEAIAAEWQAQQELIDPITMPLTRLANSVIDGVAGRIDEVTDDIAKYFGSDLLFYRAGHPEELIAREAQHWDPVLFWAAEEFGAHFILAEGIIHVDQPETAIAAARAALPRHPWSVGALHVVTTITGSALLALALAHGRLDPEQVWAAAHVDEDWNIARWGLDDEVAARRAARQVEFQAAARVLAALSPRAIAPGS